One Dissulfuribacter thermophilus DNA window includes the following coding sequences:
- a CDS encoding tetratricopeptide repeat protein, with amino-acid sequence MSRLFETLKRLEAQGKSLDDPVVTAEKNIGEDPSLKNTSNLIKRLRLPVAILLMSALIGYLLSTWILDYITVDTNNSSKKMNNSRAIIEQVSEKHLNKKNKLPSSSLKREVPKITINNISKTNLVLKPKGNQVTNTTKSKLELKNLLNEIQSLKGKTTKAEGQSKTNREKSLSPRAEEKITIKDPYASQKTLKLIQLAEELRMSGDLNGSVNIYRRLWKETHSPLVANNLGAILILMGKYKEAKNLLETAIKLSPDDEDLKYNLRLVNYLNKQIEH; translated from the coding sequence ATGAGCAGACTCTTTGAGACACTAAAACGCCTCGAGGCACAGGGAAAATCCCTTGATGATCCTGTAGTGACCGCAGAGAAAAATATTGGTGAAGATCCATCCTTAAAAAATACTTCGAATCTCATAAAAAGGCTTAGACTACCCGTAGCCATTCTCCTTATGTCAGCCTTAATTGGTTATCTTCTATCTACCTGGATCTTAGATTACATTACTGTGGATACAAATAACAGTTCAAAAAAAATGAATAATTCCCGTGCGATTATAGAGCAGGTATCTGAGAAACATCTTAACAAAAAGAATAAGTTACCCTCCTCATCTCTAAAGCGTGAAGTACCAAAGATAACTATTAATAACATTTCAAAGACTAATTTGGTCTTAAAACCAAAAGGGAATCAGGTAACGAATACGACAAAGTCTAAACTAGAACTTAAAAACCTATTAAACGAAATACAAAGCTTAAAAGGAAAGACTACAAAAGCTGAAGGACAATCTAAGACTAACAGGGAAAAGAGCCTATCCCCAAGAGCAGAAGAAAAAATAACCATAAAGGATCCATATGCCTCGCAAAAGACCCTAAAACTCATTCAGCTAGCAGAAGAATTGAGGATGAGTGGAGACCTCAATGGCTCTGTCAATATCTATAGAAGGCTTTGGAAGGAGACCCATAGTCCCCTTGTGGCAAACAATCTAGGCGCCATCCTCATACTTATGGGTAAATACAAAGAAGCAAAAAATCTTCTTGAAACTGCCATAAAGCTTTCGCCGGATGATGAGGACCTCAAATATAACTTGAGATTGGTTAACTATCTGAATAAACAAATTGAGCATTAA
- the mshL gene encoding pilus (MSHA type) biogenesis protein MshL, whose amino-acid sequence MRSLQSNSKKMTGIQLLLQKQKLINLFILFIIMLVLQGCAPSSRIGGKTQIRPPSPTHNYNSHKESGEKRISSNKTHENINDLWPISQELKPKFKELSPLDFQKVTMSFVEEDYRVVLQALSHAAGLNLIIDSDAEELLNEGRTLTAEFQERPLRSVLDYVCKAMDLTWKEKDGTIFIHGYEKAVINLDFLNSIQESKFNVGGDVLGGGSAGGDISSGDILTPLKGNFELSGGKMAQDSDIYEEIEGVVADHIGDDGKFFLNRSTGTLMLIARPHAVDEIKEYLQHVREKYRRQVLIEAKILEVNLDDSYSLGIDWRSLEGTISKSALQQNGATFTLTSKATNDNSLIYGIHITNKYYDITTVLHALEQYGQVKTLSNPRLKVLNGQSALISVGRSVSYLKSFEIQTTSTTGGTTDINPTVEIGAIFDGILLGVTPEIEESGMVNLHMVPIKSDIISLEEKEFQGGNRYAFPVVNLREASTVVRVRSGEMVILGGLIQDKNFKNSSGLPILDRLPILGKAFKFQQQRRQRVELVIILLIQVINS is encoded by the coding sequence ATGAGATCCTTACAATCAAATTCAAAAAAGATGACGGGGATTCAGCTATTGTTACAAAAACAAAAACTAATTAACCTTTTTATCTTATTCATAATTATGCTCGTTTTACAGGGCTGTGCTCCGTCATCAAGGATAGGGGGGAAAACACAAATAAGGCCTCCATCACCTACTCATAACTACAACTCTCATAAAGAAAGCGGAGAAAAAAGAATTTCATCAAACAAAACTCACGAAAATATTAATGACCTTTGGCCTATTTCACAGGAACTCAAACCCAAATTTAAGGAACTTTCACCACTAGATTTTCAAAAAGTCACCATGTCTTTTGTGGAAGAGGACTATAGAGTGGTACTTCAGGCCCTATCTCACGCCGCAGGCCTTAATCTCATAATAGATTCAGATGCAGAGGAACTGCTAAACGAAGGCCGAACCCTAACAGCTGAATTTCAGGAAAGACCTCTAAGATCAGTACTAGACTACGTATGCAAGGCAATGGATCTAACATGGAAGGAAAAGGATGGCACCATTTTTATACACGGATACGAAAAGGCAGTGATCAATCTTGACTTTTTGAATTCTATCCAGGAATCAAAATTCAATGTGGGAGGAGATGTACTAGGTGGGGGTTCTGCTGGTGGAGATATTAGCAGTGGCGACATCCTGACCCCCCTTAAAGGAAATTTTGAACTTTCTGGGGGAAAAATGGCTCAAGACTCCGATATCTATGAGGAAATAGAAGGAGTAGTAGCTGATCATATTGGAGATGATGGAAAGTTTTTTCTAAATCGCTCTACAGGCACCCTCATGTTAATAGCAAGGCCCCACGCAGTAGATGAAATTAAGGAATATCTCCAACACGTCCGTGAAAAATATAGAAGGCAAGTCCTTATCGAAGCCAAAATTCTAGAAGTGAATTTAGATGACTCATATTCACTGGGCATAGACTGGAGATCTCTCGAAGGCACCATCAGTAAAAGCGCTCTACAGCAAAACGGAGCAACCTTTACTCTGACAAGCAAGGCAACAAATGACAATTCCTTAATTTATGGAATACACATCACAAATAAATACTACGACATTACTACAGTGCTTCACGCCCTTGAACAATATGGTCAGGTCAAAACACTTTCAAATCCACGGCTAAAGGTCCTGAATGGTCAATCTGCACTCATTAGTGTTGGAAGATCGGTATCTTATTTAAAGAGTTTTGAGATCCAGACCACCAGCACAACTGGAGGAACTACAGACATTAATCCAACAGTTGAAATAGGCGCAATTTTTGATGGGATCCTCCTTGGAGTTACCCCTGAAATTGAGGAATCAGGTATGGTGAATCTCCACATGGTTCCAATTAAGAGCGACATAATTTCATTGGAAGAAAAGGAATTTCAAGGGGGAAACAGATATGCCTTTCCAGTAGTTAATCTAAGGGAGGCATCCACAGTGGTAAGAGTACGATCTGGAGAGATGGTGATACTCGGAGGGTTAATTCAAGACAAAAATTTTAAAAACTCTAGTGGATTGCCGATACTTGACAGACTCCCAATCCTTGGGAAGGCCTTTAAATTTCAACAACAAAGACGTCAACGTGTAGAGCTTGTGATAATCCTTTTAATACAAGTAATAAACTCATGA
- a CDS encoding putative Ig domain-containing protein yields MHKKNGFTLIEMAIVLVIIGLLVGMGTGLLKILIKKDKISETRGDLKTVYNAILGYTKSTKRLPANLNVLGVKTKDAYNEDFLYFVASGMTSSDLCTTKGSYLTVLDKGVQKSNVAFIVFSKGENHCNQTGNSTSAVFRILQPGTMTSGCPQGQVEYDDEVRYADINTLRDMVCNPFKIVTEILPYGMEEYQYPTSHLEATDGTPPYSWSIVSGHLPQGLNLDNNGTISGIPIEDGTFNFTVQVKDAEGRTATRSLSITINPNDPVISTLYLNYGIVNHSYSAVLGASGGKEPYKWHIKSGSRLPLGLSLNGNTISGTPTQSGTYSFTIKVRDARGRTTERTLSIAINDEFSGSTNSNGSGSGSGSGNNGSGNQACNSYTLTIIQAAYSGDYIESMLTDRDCVDLRKKQFNKSFTLAPQTIRLYKKSDCRASSTVSRIDLVSADSDGDCKVYILCNGDKDKCQILNSAKVYCWKAKFETTNKKRYLKISSSNCKKSKIINGPNNIRVFPSRSDCRSNKNQLCEYNFNTYFQLSEDKDLDCRVKIDDNCNLSND; encoded by the coding sequence ATGCACAAAAAAAATGGCTTTACTCTCATAGAGATGGCAATAGTCCTCGTGATTATAGGTCTTCTTGTCGGCATGGGGACAGGGCTATTAAAAATCCTTATAAAAAAAGATAAAATCTCTGAGACTAGAGGAGACCTTAAGACCGTTTACAATGCAATTCTTGGATATACAAAGTCAACGAAAAGACTCCCTGCAAACCTTAATGTCCTTGGAGTAAAGACAAAAGATGCATACAATGAAGACTTTCTTTACTTTGTGGCCTCAGGTATGACCTCATCAGATCTTTGTACCACCAAGGGATCTTATCTGACAGTATTGGACAAAGGCGTCCAAAAATCAAATGTAGCATTCATAGTATTTAGTAAAGGGGAAAACCACTGTAATCAGACAGGGAATAGTACATCCGCAGTATTTCGAATCCTTCAGCCAGGTACCATGACCAGCGGCTGCCCGCAGGGACAAGTGGAATATGACGATGAAGTACGCTATGCCGATATAAATACATTGAGAGACATGGTATGCAACCCCTTTAAAATAGTCACAGAGATCCTCCCCTATGGGATGGAAGAATACCAGTATCCTACAAGTCATCTCGAGGCCACTGATGGAACGCCTCCCTATTCCTGGTCCATTGTTTCAGGTCATCTTCCGCAAGGCTTGAATCTTGACAATAACGGCACGATCTCAGGGATCCCTATAGAAGACGGCACATTTAACTTCACAGTCCAAGTCAAGGATGCTGAAGGCCGAACGGCCACAAGAAGTCTATCTATAACAATAAATCCAAATGATCCTGTGATTTCAACTTTGTATCTCAACTATGGGATCGTAAACCATTCTTACAGTGCTGTTCTTGGGGCTTCTGGAGGTAAAGAGCCCTACAAATGGCACATCAAAAGCGGTTCTCGTCTTCCTCTAGGTCTCTCATTGAATGGAAACACTATTTCTGGAACTCCCACCCAATCAGGTACATATTCATTTACCATAAAGGTCCGGGATGCTAGAGGAAGAACCACGGAAAGAACTTTGTCGATTGCTATTAATGATGAATTCTCTGGTAGCACTAATAGTAATGGATCGGGCAGCGGAAGTGGAAGTGGAAACAATGGCAGCGGAAATCAAGCGTGCAATTCGTATACATTGACGATAATTCAAGCGGCATACAGTGGTGATTACATTGAATCAATGCTGACTGATCGCGATTGCGTAGACTTAAGAAAAAAACAATTTAATAAAAGTTTTACGTTAGCTCCTCAAACTATAAGATTGTATAAAAAAAGCGATTGTCGAGCAAGTTCTACAGTTAGTAGGATTGATTTGGTATCAGCTGATTCAGATGGAGATTGCAAAGTCTATATTCTCTGTAATGGAGATAAAGACAAATGTCAAATTTTAAACTCAGCAAAAGTATATTGCTGGAAAGCCAAATTTGAAACAACAAATAAAAAAAGATATTTAAAGATTAGTTCTAGCAATTGTAAAAAATCCAAAATAATCAATGGTCCGAACAACATAAGAGTTTTTCCAAGTAGATCTGACTGTAGATCCAATAAAAATCAACTTTGTGAATATAATTTCAATACTTACTTTCAATTATCTGAAGATAAGGATTTGGATTGCAGGGTAAAGATAGACGACAATTGTAATTTATCTAATGATTGA
- a CDS encoding diguanylate cyclase: protein MTQDPCYAQPIEIAKDIFWVGCVIPQDSFQCHVYLINNGDESILIDPGSVITFSETIKKISEITQLKNIKYLICHHQDPDITSCISRLEKLINRNDKFIVTHWRAQALLKHYQWETPFWLIDQNDWQLNLKNGRRLRFIFTPYAHFPGAFCTFDETTKTLFSSDLFGGFTKTFSLFAQDENYFEEMKVFHEHYIPSKEILYNALVQIERYNPELIAPQHGSIIKKELIQPMINRLKELECGLFQFGGDSNILKLSKINRVLKGIVDNLALNPRLINALRHIKKLMEELVAVDEFLIVAPLEPERQKLVLFSTNSKASYPIFVEEEQEKFEQLLEMMRKARNISLEKKIEMPRWGLCNKSAIIFPLKTRDHRFIGGAIALLRQNLDSVDTAYLDVFKRFVVPLSVALERELNILAAEEEKEKVYKIAIIDGLTGLFNRFYLNTVIDKEFYKAKRHNYPLSIAIFDIDFFKKVNDTYGHLIGDFILKEIAKIIKKGLRKGDIAIRYGGEEILVVLPFTKRSDAQSVAERIRREVENKEFKVAGLTIKITLSAGVAEVKNEHSINELIKRADENLYRAKYGGRNKVM, encoded by the coding sequence ATGACTCAGGACCCATGCTATGCTCAACCAATTGAGATCGCAAAGGATATTTTTTGGGTAGGCTGTGTAATCCCTCAAGACTCCTTTCAATGCCACGTCTACCTCATTAACAATGGGGATGAATCCATCCTAATTGATCCAGGCTCTGTAATCACCTTCTCTGAAACAATAAAAAAGATTTCAGAGATTACCCAGTTGAAAAATATCAAGTACCTCATATGTCATCATCAAGATCCTGATATCACAAGCTGTATCAGCCGCCTTGAAAAACTCATAAACAGGAACGATAAGTTCATTGTGACCCACTGGAGGGCCCAGGCTCTCCTCAAACATTATCAGTGGGAAACTCCATTCTGGCTAATTGATCAAAATGACTGGCAACTAAATTTGAAAAATGGTCGAAGACTGAGGTTCATCTTTACACCATATGCCCATTTTCCAGGTGCTTTTTGCACATTTGATGAGACCACCAAAACACTATTTTCCAGTGATCTTTTTGGAGGCTTTACTAAAACATTTTCCCTATTTGCCCAGGATGAAAACTATTTTGAGGAAATGAAGGTATTTCATGAACACTATATTCCAAGCAAAGAAATTTTATACAATGCCCTGGTGCAAATCGAACGATATAATCCTGAGCTTATCGCCCCCCAACATGGCTCCATTATTAAAAAAGAATTGATACAACCAATGATCAACCGGTTAAAGGAACTTGAATGCGGACTCTTCCAATTTGGTGGTGACTCCAATATTCTTAAGCTTTCCAAGATCAACAGGGTATTGAAGGGAATAGTCGACAATCTTGCTTTAAATCCAAGGTTAATCAATGCCTTAAGGCACATTAAAAAACTCATGGAGGAACTGGTTGCAGTAGATGAATTTCTGATAGTCGCTCCTTTGGAACCAGAGAGACAAAAGCTGGTTCTATTTTCTACAAATTCTAAAGCCTCATACCCAATATTTGTGGAGGAAGAGCAAGAAAAATTTGAGCAACTTTTAGAGATGATGAGAAAAGCAAGAAATATTTCGCTTGAAAAAAAAATAGAAATGCCAAGATGGGGGCTTTGCAATAAAAGCGCAATTATATTTCCTTTAAAAACTAGAGATCATCGATTTATTGGAGGGGCCATTGCCCTTTTAAGACAAAACCTCGATTCCGTAGATACTGCATACTTAGATGTCTTCAAGAGATTTGTTGTGCCCCTTTCTGTAGCCCTAGAAAGAGAATTAAACATACTAGCTGCAGAAGAGGAAAAAGAAAAAGTCTATAAAATTGCAATTATTGATGGACTAACAGGACTATTTAACCGATTTTACTTGAATACAGTAATTGATAAAGAGTTTTATAAAGCAAAACGCCACAATTACCCGCTTTCCATAGCTATTTTCGATATTGACTTCTTTAAAAAGGTTAATGATACTTATGGTCACTTAATTGGAGATTTTATTTTAAAAGAGATCGCAAAAATCATAAAAAAAGGCCTTAGAAAGGGTGATATTGCCATAAGATATGGAGGAGAAGAAATATTGGTAGTATTACCCTTCACTAAAAGGAGTGATGCTCAAAGCGTTGCAGAACGCATAAGAAGGGAAGTGGAAAATAAGGAGTTCAAAGTTGCTGGACTGACTATTAAGATTACCTTGAGTGCTGGGGTCGCGGAAGTTAAGAATGAACACTCCATAAATGAACTAATCAAAAGGGCTGATGAAAATCTGTATCGAGCCAAATATGGAGGTAGGAATAAAGTAATGTAG